Proteins found in one Deferrivibrio essentukiensis genomic segment:
- a CDS encoding acetyl-CoA hydrolase/transferase C-terminal domain-containing protein, whose product MSELEKRIRKKSLLSKVMKPEDIVKLFAEAGAGKKVLNLGWSGFTPVGYPKVVPIALADYVEQNGLQGKWKFNLFIGASVGVETEDRWATLDMIDRRWPYQTGKNIQKSINSGKIRFGDKHLSMFAQDLKYGFYTKDEGGKLDFALIEASAITEDGGIVLAGSIGAAPEIIDVADKIIVEINTGVPSFEGIHDIVSTDLPPNRKPYLITKVTDRIGTTYVPVDDKKIVAIIESKMPDNGRALTEPDDLSNTIAGHIMEFFKHEIKMGRLPENLLPLQSGVGNIANAVVGGLVNGDFKNLLVFTEVLQDTMLDLFDSGKLDFANATSLSLSAKGFERFFAKFDEYTKKIILRPQQISNNPECIRRLGVIGMNTPVEFDIYAHANSTCVGGTRMINGLGGSGDFERNAYISIMHTPSCRPSKTDEFGISAVVPKAPHVDHTEHDIDVLVTEQGLADLRGMAPKERAREIIKKCAHPAYKDYLMDYLERAEKATGYAHEPQLLDECYKMHLSLAENGTMRFWNK is encoded by the coding sequence ATGTCAGAATTAGAAAAGCGTATTAGAAAGAAAAGTCTTTTATCCAAAGTAATGAAACCGGAAGATATTGTTAAGCTTTTTGCTGAGGCTGGTGCTGGTAAAAAAGTTTTAAACCTTGGTTGGTCAGGTTTTACCCCTGTTGGTTATCCGAAAGTAGTTCCAATAGCTTTGGCTGATTATGTGGAGCAAAACGGTTTGCAGGGGAAATGGAAATTCAATCTATTCATAGGTGCATCTGTTGGTGTAGAAACTGAAGACAGATGGGCTACTCTTGATATGATTGATAGAAGATGGCCATATCAAACTGGTAAGAATATACAGAAATCTATTAACTCTGGTAAAATTAGGTTTGGTGATAAACACTTATCAATGTTTGCTCAGGATTTAAAATACGGTTTTTATACAAAAGATGAGGGTGGGAAGCTTGATTTTGCTTTGATAGAAGCTTCTGCTATTACTGAAGATGGTGGGATAGTTCTTGCTGGATCTATCGGAGCTGCTCCTGAAATTATTGATGTTGCTGATAAAATAATAGTTGAAATAAATACTGGTGTGCCATCTTTTGAAGGTATTCACGATATAGTTTCTACTGATTTGCCGCCTAACAGAAAGCCTTACCTAATTACTAAGGTTACTGACAGGATTGGTACAACATATGTTCCTGTTGATGATAAGAAAATAGTTGCAATTATAGAATCAAAAATGCCTGATAATGGTAGAGCTCTTACTGAACCTGATGACCTGTCCAACACTATTGCTGGTCATATTATGGAATTCTTTAAGCATGAAATCAAAATGGGAAGATTACCAGAAAACCTTTTACCACTCCAATCGGGGGTTGGTAATATTGCAAATGCAGTTGTTGGTGGACTTGTTAATGGTGACTTTAAAAACCTTTTAGTATTTACTGAAGTATTACAAGATACAATGCTTGACCTTTTTGACAGTGGAAAGCTTGATTTTGCAAATGCGACTTCACTTTCTCTTTCTGCGAAAGGTTTTGAGAGATTCTTTGCAAAATTTGATGAGTACACAAAGAAAATAATACTCAGACCTCAACAAATTTCAAATAACCCTGAGTGTATCAGAAGACTTGGTGTTATAGGTATGAATACACCTGTGGAGTTTGACATCTATGCACATGCTAACTCTACTTGTGTTGGCGGAACAAGAATGATTAATGGTCTTGGTGGTTCTGGTGACTTTGAAAGAAATGCATATATTTCTATCATGCATACACCTTCATGCAGACCATCCAAAACTGATGAGTTTGGTATTTCTGCCGTTGTGCCTAAGGCTCCGCATGTTGACCATACTGAGCATGATATTGATGTTCTTGTTACTGAGCAAGGACTTGCAGATCTTAGAGGTATGGCACCTAAGGAAAGAGCTCGTGAAATTATTAAAAAGTGTGCTCATCCAGCTTACAAAGATTATCTTATGGATTATCTTGAAAGAGCTGAAAAAGCTACCGGCTATGCTCATGAACCACAACTTCTCGATGAATGTTATAAAATGCATTTAAGTTTGGCTGAAAACGGAACTATGAGGTTCTGGAATAAATAA
- the priA gene encoding replication restart helicase PriA, producing the protein MKYYDVLLPIPKSYILTYKSDKTLDKGLRVVVPLGKRNVTGIVYKQSEKSEFDYEIRDIIEILDNKPFFKENDITFLEKLSAYYGYSLGNVFAGIISKKILEISGTDFNQDISTHSKLATLNAEQQKIYEEIIKNNDFNCSLVHGVAGSGKTEIYIEVIKHFIQRNKQVLFIVPEISLTPQLIKRVSDRLGIIVESYHSKLTQKQREKVILGFRDGHIPIIIGARSSLFIPSCDLGLIIIDEEHENSFKQEEAPCYNLRDAAVLKAKIFNIPIILGSATPSLESYYNAKIGKYRYFKLTNKFHGGSDSSLKIIDLKGEDKLSGILSLTLYDAILKRIKNNEQTILFLNRKGYSSQLICQNCGETLFCQNCAVTMTYYKSDETARCHYCGEKLKYLQCKCGSNNFMDFGVGTEKAYLILENLFPGEVIKLDADTITSQKRLNSVLKDFEKNKFKILLGTQLIAKGLNFPNVTLVGILNIDNIFSLPDFRNNERAYQLLTQVAGRAGRFEKNGEVIIQTFNPELPVFGLVNDEKFYEYELNNRQMFSYPPYFKVVRFIFSHIKEHIAKESCKKIEYFTKGLNLDLKILPAVPAPIYKIKNRYRFHLVIKSKNHNDIRKTVKLIKNEVDKLKLSTLNFKIDVDPYFFL; encoded by the coding sequence ATGAAATATTATGATGTATTGCTACCAATACCAAAGAGTTACATTTTGACCTATAAAAGTGATAAAACACTTGATAAGGGGCTACGTGTAGTCGTCCCTTTGGGAAAAAGAAATGTTACAGGCATTGTTTACAAACAGTCTGAAAAAAGTGAATTTGATTATGAAATTAGAGATATTATAGAAATTCTGGACAACAAACCGTTTTTCAAAGAAAATGATATCACTTTTTTAGAAAAACTATCAGCATATTATGGTTATTCTCTTGGAAATGTATTTGCAGGGATTATTTCTAAAAAGATTTTAGAAATCTCTGGTACAGACTTCAATCAAGATATATCAACACATTCAAAACTTGCAACCCTGAATGCTGAACAACAAAAAATATATGAAGAAATTATAAAAAATAATGATTTTAATTGCTCTTTGGTGCACGGTGTTGCCGGCAGCGGTAAGACAGAAATTTATATTGAAGTAATCAAACATTTTATACAAAGAAATAAACAAGTTTTATTTATTGTTCCTGAGATATCTTTGACCCCTCAACTCATAAAAAGAGTCTCTGACAGGTTAGGAATAATTGTAGAAAGTTATCACAGTAAACTGACGCAAAAACAAAGGGAAAAAGTAATATTAGGCTTTAGGGATGGTCATATCCCTATTATAATAGGAGCAAGAAGCAGCCTGTTTATTCCATCATGCGATTTAGGGCTTATTATCATTGATGAGGAGCATGAAAACAGCTTTAAACAAGAGGAAGCTCCTTGTTACAACTTAAGAGATGCTGCAGTATTAAAGGCAAAAATTTTCAATATTCCAATAATTTTAGGCAGTGCTACCCCTTCTCTTGAATCTTACTACAACGCTAAAATTGGTAAATATAGGTATTTTAAGCTTACTAACAAGTTTCATGGTGGCAGTGATTCGTCACTTAAAATTATTGACCTGAAAGGTGAAGATAAGCTGTCCGGTATTTTGTCGCTTACTTTATACGATGCGATACTCAAACGTATTAAAAATAATGAACAAACTATACTTTTTTTAAACAGAAAAGGTTATTCTTCCCAGCTCATATGTCAAAACTGCGGAGAAACATTGTTTTGTCAAAATTGTGCAGTGACAATGACTTACTATAAAAGTGATGAAACAGCCAGGTGTCATTATTGCGGTGAAAAGTTAAAATATCTGCAATGTAAATGCGGAAGCAATAATTTTATGGATTTTGGAGTTGGAACTGAAAAAGCGTATTTAATACTTGAAAACCTTTTTCCGGGAGAAGTAATAAAACTTGATGCAGATACAATTACTTCTCAAAAAAGACTGAATTCGGTGTTAAAAGATTTTGAAAAAAATAAATTTAAAATTCTATTGGGAACGCAACTTATTGCAAAAGGTTTAAACTTTCCAAATGTCACACTTGTTGGAATTTTGAATATAGATAACATTTTTTCACTTCCTGATTTTAGAAATAATGAAAGGGCATATCAATTACTCACACAAGTAGCAGGTAGGGCCGGACGCTTTGAAAAAAATGGGGAAGTCATAATACAGACATTCAACCCGGAATTACCGGTTTTTGGTCTTGTTAACGATGAAAAGTTTTATGAATATGAACTAAATAACAGGCAAATGTTTTCATACCCGCCATATTTTAAAGTGGTTAGATTTATTTTTTCTCACATTAAAGAGCACATCGCCAAAGAATCATGCAAAAAAATAGAATATTTTACTAAAGGATTAAACTTAGATCTAAAAATACTTCCGGCAGTGCCTGCACCGATATACAAAATCAAAAACAGATATAGATTTCACTTGGTAATTAAATCGAAAAACCATAATGACATAAGGAAAACAGTAAAACTCATTAAAAATGAGGTAGATAAACTCAAGCTGTCAACGTTAAACTTCAAAATTGATGTAGATCCTTATTTCTTCTTATAA